The proteins below come from a single Etheostoma spectabile isolate EspeVRDwgs_2016 chromosome 4, UIUC_Espe_1.0, whole genome shotgun sequence genomic window:
- the znfx1 gene encoding NFX1-type zinc finger-containing protein 1 isoform X1 has protein sequence MERPTSTTGSRGPSPGPPGADNGQNENASGNSGKQRKRHGSNQAKRDETDGGGVGVGIRGRGRRRGRGGPDPGNGVERGAGGEGRKETDGGGGGEGGRGRGGAAGRGRGADAGRGRGGAADAGRGRGAADVGRGRGAADVGRQGEGARQRVGGRGRGGNGGERAERGGVGRNGQQGAAEREGARRRMAGMGASRGGHSVDGRGGERRDVGDRQERNGGRSNSTGRVWAPNGHRLGYKTLEELSGEDPSVVAITLSSHPGLPEVLRETQMRQDLVELLCLVLSKAFKGHTERCTLQHLAGIIKDSGFFRIVLPYYLGGMGSEFNPVRRAQYPHHLENILAILSKVLSIFPASSMQAVSLVLTVLNASINSLRAKGVDIQPETEESVKSFQTLIQHLEERSSQGTLRSDKDTYALLPTGGENPGEEEQEDFRTISIYPTPEEFHQEHRPFLRPNLTSQRYTNTHVYLDTHFRLLREDFVRPLREGIQQLLRDKMDKGRRDNSLKTKRFDDIRVYLDTKVVVPRCTSSGLAYIVQFDNKPLKFVVWQNSKRLIYGSLVCLSCDNFESFLFATVSDRDPKQLRKGQVQIAFTEESRLKLASIEKDQSFLMIETTAYFEAYRYVLEGLQEQEEDKLPFQRYIVECSTDVHPPAYLRRRDIYDLSSVAHPEHKDGIKPFHSLEARAWPSMEKLGLDESQMRAFQLALTKELTIIQGPPGTGKTYVGLKIAQALLTNQDLWRDGAPMLVVCYTNHALDQFLEGIHKFLPKGIVRVGGRSNSEILKRFNLRELTRSRDFRQKLPSHLSRAYNQIYKQLCEEERVIQSQSMQLECSLKGVLREVSLRNFISSRHWDNLHNQPPTQDDFVTYGEKKSSLMMEWLGIGSTFFLQRETEAADRNEAAEEAMELDEEDGLIEIEEEAELIQADRIIDDNIGPKGGRDGKKNGDMEKALRGVEDLMLAMNLDEAEIQAEQSEEGWEMQRAQKRKLKNKIRRELRNNSVMTKEEEDAVWDIWTLSQPDRWRLYRLWVARYRLELCAKILKSEEGYQNAVDRLADVKRAENLCLLKEATVIGMTTTGAAKFRKVLQKVCPRLVIVEEAAEVLEAHTITTLSQACQHLILIGDHQQLRPSATVYELAKNFNLEMSMFERLVNMGLPFVRLNYQHRMRPDIARLLTPHIYAELENHPSVLDYEDIKGVDTNLFFVEHNHLEEEIKDGKSHQNKHEAMFVVSLCRYLIYQDYKPEQITILTTYTGQLHCLRSLMPASEFNGVKVHVVDKYQGEENDIVLLSLVRSNRQGKVGFLNIPNRVCVAFSRAKKGLYCIGNQSMLSQVELWSNIFHTLREKDQVGSALTLCCQNHPDRQIKASRADDFKQAPEGGCTKPCEFRLECGHVCTRICHPSDPEHKKYLCHKDCQKILCDQGHRCTLLCHEECPKKCPVKVEKIIPQCQHTQMVPCHKDPQTFTCKKPCQKLLPCGHPCDSFCGEPCTKRCMVKVTLKLKCGHSQQDACFYQTYTEQPECRTPCQKQLKCGHACHGTCGKCFQGRFHYPCLHKCDRLLICSHKCREPCTRDCPPCQEPCENCCVHSKCMKPCGQPCAPCIEPCAWQCPHQSCSKLCYEPCDRPPCTQPCAKTLDCGHPCIGLCGDKCPSKCRICNHDEVTEIFFGTEDEPEAFFIQLEDCGHIIEYTAMDQYMGMDDIQLANGGEQVAIKLKECPKCRTPIRKNLRYGSHINRSLSEIEMVKVKINGRQEDIEEHRKALQNQWEDNLLLHEMHRQEDYMRINDTLERKNLTEKHLWVLENKMDFLIRVAKLKKAQMENMSSMLSSRLGKYFKEFEHWLNKWHQKFTDQQVFDLQRELRRITLLTELNAHCHVAEMRGQSDKIISEVQTITKVLEKFGQFTEQDQDGVEEAMKELDKKLPLTGLGINEEERKMIVSTMGKRPGHWYKCPNGHVYLIDDCGGAMESRRCPDCEATIGGGNHRLASGNQVASEMDGAQHPAWSEANNILNFDQHDF, from the exons ATGGAAAGACCGACTTCAACAACAGGGAGCAGAGGACCTAGCCCAGGTCCCCCAGGGGCTGATAATGGCCAAAATGAAAATGCTAGTGGAAACAGcggtaaacaaagaaaaagacatgGGAGTAACCAAGCCAAAAGGGATGagacagatggaggaggagtAGGTGTTGGGATCCGTGGGAGAggcagaagaagaggaagaggaggaccaGACCCAGGAAATGGGGTGGAAAGAGGTGCAGGAGGAGAAGGCAGGAAGGAGACagatggtggaggaggaggggaaggggggagaggaagagggggagcagcaggcagaggaagaggagcagatgcagggagaggaagaggaggggcaGCAGATgcagggagaggaagaggagcagcagatgtagggagaggaagaggagcagcagaTGTAGGGAGACAGGGAGAAGGAGCCAGACAGAGAGTAGGTGGGAGGGGGAGAGGTGGAAATGGAGGAGAAAGGGCAGAGAGAGGTGGGGTAGGAAGAAACGGACAGCAAGGTGCAGCTGAAAGAGAAGGAGCTAGAAGGAGGATGGCAGGAATGGGTGCAAGCAGGGGAGGACATAGTGTGGATGGGAGAGGGGGTGAGAGAAGAGATGTGGGAGACAGGCAAGAGAGAAATGGAGGGAGATCCAATTCTACAGGCAGAGTCTGGGCACCGAATGGTCATAGATTGGGCTATAAAACACTGGAAGAACTCTCTGGAGAAGATCCATCTGTAGTGGCCATCACCCTTTCCTCTCACCCTGGCCTTCCTGAGGTCCTGCGCGAGACACAAATGAGGCAGGACCTTGTCGAACTCCTCTGCCTGGTGCTGAGTAAAGCCTTCAAAGGACATACAGAAAGATGCACCCTGCAGCACCTGGCCGGCATCATAAAAGATTCAGGGTTCTTCCGCATCGTCCTGCCCTACTATCTTGGGGGCATGGGGTCAGAGTTCAACCCCGTCCGCAGGGCACAGTACCCACACCACCTGGAAAACATCCTGGCTATTCTGTCAAAG GTCCTCAGCATCTTTCCTGCTAGCTCTATGCAGGCTGTGAGTTTGGTGCTGACGGTGCTCAATGCCTCCATCAACAGCCTGAGGGCAAAAGGAGTGGACATCCAGCCTGAAACGGAGGAGAGCGTGAAGAGTTTTCAGACCCTGATCCAGCACCTCGAGGAGAGATCCTCGCAGGGTACCCTGCGCTCAGACAAGGACACTTATGCCCTCCTACCCACTGGAGGTGAAAACCCAG GTGAAGAAGAGCAGGAAGATTTCAGGACCATATCTATCTACCCAACTCCTGAGGAGTTCCATCAGGAACACAGGCCCTTTCTTAGACCCAACCTCACTTCTCAGCGCTACACAAACACCCACGTCTACCTTGACACGCACTTCCGGCTGCTGAGAGAGGACTTTGTGCGGCCACTCCGTGAGGGGATCCAGCAATTGCTTCGGGACAAAATGGACAAGGGGAGGAGAGATAATTCACTGAAGACGAAGCGCTTTGATGACATCAGAGTGTATTTGGACACAAAAGTGGTGGTACCCAGGTGCACGTCGAGTGGCCTTGCCTACATAGTCCAGTTTGACAATAAGCCACTTAAG TTTGTGGTCTGGCAGAACTCCAAGAGGCTGATCTACGGGTCCCTGGTCTGTCTGTCGTGCGATAATTTTGAGAGCTTCTTATTTGCCACAGTGTCAGATCGGGACCCAAAACAGCTGCGTAAGGGACAGGTCCAGATTGCCTTTACTGAAGAAAGCAGATTGAAGTTGGCCAGCATTGAG AAAGATCAATCGTTCCTGATGATTGAGACCACTGCCTACTTTGAGGCCTATCGCTATGTTCTAGAGGGCCTacaggagcaggaggaggacaaACTGCCCTTTCAGAG GTACATCGTGGAGTGCAGCACAGACGTGCATCCCCCAGCTTATCTGCGGAGAAGAGATATTTATGACCTGTCATCTGTCGCTCACCCTGAGCATAAGGACGGTATAAAGCCCTTTCATAGCCTGGAGGCACGGGCCTGGCCGAGCATGGAGAAGCTGGGGCTGGATGAGTCTCAGATGAGAGCCTTCCAGCTGGCCCTCACAAAGGAGCTGACCATCATACAGGGACCTCCTGGCACTG GAAAAACCTACGTTGGCCTTAAGATTGCTCAGGCTCTGTTGACAAATCAGGATCTTTGGAGAGACGGGGCTCCGATGCTGGTAGTGTGTTACACTAACCATGCCCTGGATCAGTTCCTTGAGG GTATTCATAAATTTCTGCCAAAGGGGATAGTGAGAGTAGGAGGACGCAGCAACAGCGAGATCCTGAAGCGTTTCAATCTAAGGGAGCTGACCCGCTCACGTGACTTTAGACAGAAGCTGCCGTCTCACCTGAGTCGAGCATATAATCAG ATTTACAAGCAGCTGtgtgaggaggagagggtgaTCCAGAGTCAGAGCATGCAGCTGGAGTGTTCTCTGAAAGGCGTCCTGCGTGAAGTCTCCTTACGCAACTTTATTTCATCCAGACACTGGGACAATCTACACAACCAACCACCA ACACAGGATGATTTTGTGACCTATGGTGAGAAGAAGTCCAGTCTGATGATGGAATGGTTGGGTATCGGTTCCACCTTCTTCCtgcagagggagacagaggctgCAGATAGAAATGAAG CAGCAGAGGAAGCAATGGAGCTGGATGAGGAGGACGGCCTCATTGAAATCGAAGAGGAAGCAGAACTGATCCAGGCAGATCGGATTATTGATGACAACATTGGTCCCAAAGGTGGTAGAGATGGCAAAAAGAACGGAGATATGGAGAAGGCTCTCAGAGGGGTAGAGGACCTGATGCTAGCTATGAACCTGGATGAAGCTGAAATACAGGCTGAGCAGAGCGAGGAAGGATGGGAG ATGCAACGGGCCCAGAAAAGaaagctgaaaaacaaaatcaggaGAGAGCTCAGGAATAACTCGGTTATGACTAAAGAAGAGGAAGATGCTGTCTGGGATATTTGGACCCTCAGCCAGCCGGACAGATGGAGACTCTATCG GTTGTGGGTGGCACGTTACAGGTTAGAACTTTGTGCCAAAATCCTAAAGAGTGAAGAGGGTTATCAGAACGCAGTGGACAGATTGGCTGATGTAAAACGTGCAGAGAACCTCTGTCTCCTGAAGGAAGCCACG GTTATTGGCATGACAACAACAGGGGCAGCCAAGTTCCGTAAAGTTCTGCAGAAGGTGTGTCCACGTCTGGTGATTGTAGAAGAGGCTGCGGAGGTTCTCGAGGCCCACACCATCACCACACTGAGCCAAGCATGCCAACACCTCATCCTCATCGGAGACCATCAGCAG ctACGCCCCAGTGCCACAGTATATGAACTTGCTAAGAACTTCAACCTGGAGATGTCCATGTTTGAGAGGCTGGTGAACATGGGACTTCCTTTTGTCAGACTTAACTACCAG CATCGGATGAGGCCAGACATTGCCCGTCTTCTGACCCCACACATCTACGCAGAGCTAGAAAATCATCCCTCTGTGTTGGACTACGAAGATATTAAG GGCGTGGATACCAATTTATTCTTTGTGGAGCACAACCACCTAGAAGAAGAGATTAAAGATGGAAAAAGCCATCAGAACAAACATGAGGCAATGTTTGTAGTCTCTCTTTGCCGCTATCTTATCTATCAGGACTACAAACCAGAGCAAATTACCATCCTCACGACCTATACCGGGCAGCTCCACTGCCTGCGCAGTCTCATGCCTGCCAGCGAGTTCAATGGGGTCAAAGTGCATGTAGTGGACAAGTACCAGGGAGAAGAGAATGATATTGTCTTGTTGTCTCTGGTCCGCAGCAACCGGCAGGGTAAAGTTGGCTTTTTGAACATTCCCAATCGAGTCTGTGTAGCTTTTTCTCGTGCCAAAAAAGGTCTGTACTGTATTGGCAATCAGTCAATGCTGAGCCAAGTCGAACTGTGGAGCAACATCTTCCACACCCTGAGGGAGAAGGACCAGGTTGGGAGTGCTCTGACCCTGTGCTGTCAGAATCATCCAGATCGACAAATAAAAGCCTCTCGTGCTGATGATTTCAAACAAGCCCCTGAGGGGGGCTGCACCAAGCCTTGTGAGTTCCGTTTGGAATGTGGCCATGTTTGCACACGTATCTGCCACCCCTCCGACCCGGAACACAAGAAGTACCTGTGTCATAAAGACTGCCAGAAGATTTTATGTGATCAAGGTCACAGGTGCACCCTTCTGTGCCATGAAGAATGCCCAAAGAAATGTCCAGTGAAGGTTGAGAAGATCATACCCCAGTGTCAACACACTCAGATGGTTCCTTGCCACAAGGACCCGCAGACATTCACATGCAAGAAGCCTTGCCAGAAGCTGCTTCCCTGTGGGCATCCGTGTGATTCATTCTGTGGGGAACCATGCACTAAACGGTGCATGGTGAAGGTCACCTTAAAACTAAAGTGTGGCCACAGTCAGCAAGATGCATGCTTTTACCAAACTTACACAGAGCAGCCTGAATGTAGGACCCCTTGTCAGAAACAGCTAAAATGTGGCCATGCCTGTCATGGTACCTGTGGCAAGTGTTTTCAGGGAAGGTTTCATTACCCGTGTTTGCACAAATGTGACCGTCTCCTGATTTGCTCTCACAAGTGCAGGGAGCCTTGCACTCGTGATTGCCCCCCCTGTCAGGAACCATGTGAGAATTGCTGCGTGCACAGCAAGTGTATGAAGCCATGTGGACAGCCCTGTGCTCCGTGCATTGAGCCCTGCGCTTGGCAGTGCCCTCACCAAAGCTGCAGTAAGCTTTGCTATGAGCCATGCGATCGTCCGCCATGCACACAACCCTGTGCCAAGACCCTGGATTGCGGCCACCCATGCATTGGTCTGTGCGGAGACAAATGCCCAAGCAAATGTCGCATCTGCAATCACGATGAGGtcacagagattttttttggcacTGAGGATGAGCCTGAGGCTTTCTTCATTCAGCTAGAGGACTGTGGACACATAATTGAATACACAGCCATGGACCAATACATGGGGATGGATGACATCCAGCTGGCAAATGGAGGAGAGCAGGTGGCCATAAAACTGAAGGAATGTCCAAAGTGTCGAACACCGATCCGCAAGAATCTACGCTATGGATCTCACATCAACCGCAGCCTGTCGGAAATAGAGATGGTAAAGGTGAAGATAAACGGACGTCAGGAGGATATTGAAGAGCACAGGAAGGCCCTTCAAAATCAGTGGGAGGACAACCTTCTCCTCCATGAAATGCATCGCCAAGAGGACTATATGCGTATCAATGATACACTGGAAAGAAAAAATCTCACAGAAAAGCACCTGTGGGTCCTAGAAAACAAGATGGACTTCCTAATAAGAGTTGCAAAGCTGAAGAAGGCCCAAATGGAAAACATGTCATCCATGCTTAGCAGCAGATTAGGAAAGTATTTTAAGGAGTTTGAGCACTGGCTCAACAAATGGCACCAAAAATTCACAGACCAGCAGGTCTTTGATTTGCAGAGAGAGCTCCGGAGAATCACCCTCTTGACTGAACTCAACGCCCATTGCCATGTGGCAGAGATGAGAggacaaagtgacaaaatcatttcCGAGGTACAAACAATAACCAAGGTTTTGGAAAAGTTTGGCCAATTTACAGAACAAGACCAAGACGGAGTAGAAGAAGCCATGAAGGAACTAGACAAAAAGCTTCCCCTCACAGGCTTAGGGATCaatgaggaggagagaaagatgaTCGTCTCGACTATGGGAAAGCGACCTGGACACTGGTACAAATGTCCCAATGGCCATGTCTATCTTATAGACGACTGTGGAGGGGCTATGGAGAGTCGACGCTGCCCTGATTGTGAAGCTACTATTGGTGGGGGCAATCACAGATTGGCAAGTGGCAACCAAGTCGCCTCAGAGATGGATGGGGCACAGCACCCTGCTTGGTCTGAAGCCAACAACATTCTAAACTTTGATCAACATGACTTCTGA